The genomic window GTGCTCCAGAACGTTGGTATGACACGGATCGATCCGGTCAAATACAAGGGTAAGGAAATCATCCCGTTGCAATTCTTGGCCGCCGTTTTGCCCAAGCCTGAAACGCTGGGCGAGACGACCAAGGGGAATACCAATATCGGCTGCATCGCAACGGGCGAAGCGCTGGATGGATCGGGCGAGAAAACCTTCTACATCAACAATATCTGCTCTCACGAAGCCGCGTTTGAGGAAACGGGCAACCAGGCGGTTTCTTATACCACTGGCGTGCCAGCGATGATTGGCACAGCGATGATGGTGCAGGGCACTTGGGAAGGGCAGGGTGTCTTCAACATGGAAGAGATGGACCCTGATCCCTTTATGGAAATGCTCAACGAGCACGGTCTGCCGTGGCAGGTGAAGGAGCTTGATGGGCCAGTATCGTTTTAATGGAAACCAAAGCCGGAAATCCGGGCGCTTTCGCCCATTTCGACCTTAGCCGCGTGGAAAGTCCCGCCTTTGTCGTGGATGCGGCGAAGATCCGCGCCAATTGCCAAATCCTCGCCGATATTCGCGATGCGAGCGGGTGCAAGGTCTTCGCAGCGCTTAAGGCGTTCTCGATGCACTCGGTTGCGCATATCATGGGCGAATATCTCGACGGGGTTTCGACCAGTGGGTTGTGGGAAGCGCGTCTTGCGTCTGAATTCTACGACGGGGAAATCGCGACCTATTCTGCGGCGTTTAAGCCTGAGGAATTGGACGAGATTTGCAGGCTATCCGACCATGTGATTTTCAATTCACCAGCGCAGATGAAGCGCGCCGCCCTGATCCTTGATCAAGCATCGGTGACCGGCGGCGATGTCTCGGTGGGGCTCCGCCTCAACCCCATGGTCGCAACCGGCGAAGTGCCCAAATACGATCCCAGTGCCCCCGGCTCCCGCCTCGGCTTTCCCATCGATCAACTGACCGAAGAGCATATGGAAGGGGTCGAGGGTATCCACTTCCACAATCTGTGCGAGCAGACGTTCGAGCCGCTGCGCGCAACATGGGACCGCGTGTTTGACGCGATCGAGCCCTATTTCGGGCAGCTCAAATGGATCAATATGGGGGGCGGCCACCACATCACCCGCGCCGATTATGAGCGCGAAGAGCTGATCGAATTCCTGAAAGATGCGGCTGAGGATACGGGTGCTGAGATCATCCTCGAACCGGGCGAGGCGGTGGCTCTGGATGCGGGTATTCTGGTGGGCACGCTTCTTGATACAGGGTTCAATGAAGTGCCCATTGGCATCGCGGATATTTCAGCGACCTGCCATATGCCCGATGTGTTGGAGGCTCCCTATCGCCCGGCGATGCTGGGCGAACTTCAGGACGACAGCGTGCCCATTCGCCTCGGTGGCCCCTCGTGCCTCGCTGGGGACGTTATTGGAGACTATCGCCTGCCAGTGCCGGCAGAGCCGGGCGCACGCTTCGCTT from Erythrobacter sp. SCSIO 43205 includes these protein-coding regions:
- a CDS encoding carboxynorspermidine decarboxylase, translated to METKAGNPGAFAHFDLSRVESPAFVVDAAKIRANCQILADIRDASGCKVFAALKAFSMHSVAHIMGEYLDGVSTSGLWEARLASEFYDGEIATYSAAFKPEELDEICRLSDHVIFNSPAQMKRAALILDQASVTGGDVSVGLRLNPMVATGEVPKYDPSAPGSRLGFPIDQLTEEHMEGVEGIHFHNLCEQTFEPLRATWDRVFDAIEPYFGQLKWINMGGGHHITRADYEREELIEFLKDAAEDTGAEIILEPGEAVALDAGILVGTLLDTGFNEVPIGIADISATCHMPDVLEAPYRPAMLGELQDDSVPIRLGGPSCLAGDVIGDYRLPVPAEPGARFAFLDQAHYSMVKTNTFNGVQLPSIYLWDSDTDALECVKRFEYEDFRDRLS